The Marinobacter subterrani genome has a segment encoding these proteins:
- a CDS encoding LysM peptidoglycan-binding domain-containing protein encodes MSSEYTVRSGDTLGAIAQRHQTTLSSLMRLNPDIENPDRIFPGQLLKMPAANDEGFSNCEVGAVAQEPSCSEEIVEVVHVTGADELILLTEEELAEWVEEEEFVCGPVTEFYSKLDGLDDGETDSELGATDGEGQLLSEVQKEKERLVNELEARSVLTNDMQTIPPITEIKRLAGNKHVTFVRSDKIANHRRRYSIAARDRARSKGWLTGKGVDPAKLKEAIRSELNIKFNATLWEPDKNGALMTTLNKFYDEASWSIWGDAEARREAVDETGFDASAEAQFMRFAAGATASGEFDPRKGKVHFQAKVEGQYALAQGKVGVEQAFPVNNRSEIRMPYRVGGWDGERRIASLGHFQAAINASLSGFAGASALMAANVHVSTTDGLPTVKGIAARTHGQKAGIEGSVFAGVRGGCEVSGELRWKDVLTEQREWDKLCRIGKKVEAALGVGAEAELRLLFSRDTGKFYLNLHAGLVLGVGPSGSFLLEIETQKVIRMLHFVYNALLDVDFRYLELFERRTAAFDWYRRFSLYALCRGLTAIDTAVEFTEVAADRIEEFVNELFIARKRELEAGELAENVVEDIKSAENSVFLHSPPEVKGTVLDNILYDWWVTPDIWNENDIKIQAVTEIMSSFQSWRDFEETLVRMNPEGLARRKEFDKNLERLFDFIGKTESDQRLFIRGLRDRSALAGTPVKMDPFDVCRICRIG; translated from the coding sequence ATGAGTTCTGAATACACCGTTCGCTCCGGCGACACACTCGGTGCAATCGCACAAAGGCATCAAACCACCCTGAGCAGTTTGATGCGGCTGAATCCCGACATTGAAAATCCCGATCGTATCTTTCCCGGGCAGTTGCTCAAGATGCCGGCGGCCAACGATGAGGGGTTTTCCAACTGCGAAGTGGGTGCTGTTGCTCAGGAGCCCTCATGTTCCGAGGAAATCGTGGAGGTCGTTCACGTAACGGGAGCGGACGAGCTGATCCTCTTGACGGAGGAGGAACTTGCGGAGTGGGTGGAAGAAGAGGAATTTGTCTGTGGCCCCGTTACCGAATTCTATAGCAAGCTGGACGGGCTTGATGATGGCGAGACCGACTCAGAATTAGGCGCGACAGACGGCGAAGGGCAGCTGCTGTCGGAGGTCCAGAAAGAGAAAGAGCGGCTGGTCAACGAGCTTGAAGCACGCTCCGTACTGACCAATGACATGCAGACCATCCCGCCAATTACCGAAATAAAGCGTTTGGCGGGCAACAAACATGTCACCTTTGTGCGTTCTGACAAGATCGCAAACCACCGCCGCCGGTATTCCATAGCAGCCAGAGACAGGGCGCGAAGTAAGGGCTGGTTAACTGGGAAAGGTGTCGATCCGGCGAAGCTAAAAGAAGCCATCCGAAGCGAACTCAATATCAAGTTCAACGCAACCTTATGGGAGCCGGATAAAAATGGAGCGCTTATGACGACGTTGAACAAGTTTTACGATGAGGCATCCTGGTCTATTTGGGGAGACGCCGAAGCCAGACGGGAAGCGGTCGACGAGACCGGGTTCGATGCTTCTGCAGAGGCCCAGTTCATGCGGTTTGCAGCCGGTGCGACGGCCTCGGGTGAATTTGATCCGCGCAAAGGGAAAGTGCATTTCCAGGCGAAAGTGGAAGGACAATATGCGCTGGCACAGGGCAAGGTTGGTGTTGAACAGGCCTTCCCCGTGAATAACCGGTCCGAAATCCGGATGCCCTACCGTGTTGGAGGATGGGATGGCGAGCGAAGAATTGCTTCGTTGGGACATTTCCAGGCTGCAATTAATGCTTCGCTTTCAGGTTTCGCGGGCGCTTCGGCGCTAATGGCTGCCAACGTTCATGTTTCCACCACCGATGGGCTGCCCACTGTGAAAGGTATTGCTGCAAGGACACATGGGCAAAAAGCCGGTATCGAAGGAAGTGTTTTTGCCGGGGTTCGTGGAGGTTGCGAGGTTTCCGGTGAGCTCCGGTGGAAGGATGTTCTGACCGAACAGAGAGAGTGGGACAAGCTTTGTCGAATCGGGAAGAAAGTTGAAGCAGCGTTGGGCGTGGGGGCTGAGGCGGAGCTCAGGCTGTTATTCAGCAGGGATACTGGCAAATTTTATCTCAACTTACATGCTGGGCTCGTGTTGGGGGTGGGACCATCTGGAAGCTTTCTTCTAGAGATTGAAACCCAAAAAGTTATTCGGATGCTTCATTTTGTCTATAACGCACTCTTGGACGTAGATTTCCGATATTTGGAATTGTTCGAGCGAAGAACAGCCGCGTTCGATTGGTATCGGCGGTTTAGCCTGTATGCGCTGTGTCGCGGATTGACAGCGATTGATACAGCGGTTGAATTTACTGAAGTTGCAGCGGACCGGATCGAAGAATTCGTCAACGAGTTGTTTATTGCTCGAAAACGTGAACTTGAAGCAGGGGAACTTGCCGAGAATGTGGTCGAAGATATCAAATCCGCGGAAAATTCTGTGTTTCTTCACTCTCCTCCAGAGGTGAAAGGAACAGTGCTGGATAACATTCTCTACGACTGGTGGGTGACACCTGATATTTGGAACGAGAACGATATAAAAATTCAAGCCGTAACCGAGATCATGAGCTCGTTCCAGAGTTGGCGAGACTTCGAGGAAACTTTGGTCCGCATGAACCCCGAGGGGCTTGCACGAAGAAAAGAGTTCGATAAGAACCTTGAGCGCTTATTCGATTTCATTGGGAAAACTGAATCAGATCAGCGGCTTTTTATACGCGGATTACGGGATCGGTCTGCTCTTGCAGGCACGCCTGTGAAAATGGATCCCTTTGACGTCTGCCGTATCTGTCGCATTGGATAA
- a CDS encoding DUF4123 domain-containing protein: MIGLDSRTREKAFLLLDGAVFDARRFIYEKDDQPELEYLFLGTPHEAALEVTPCLVKPSEVTRLWEAQPEWQDKGILLVADESLIAIAGHLRSLLSVQLPDGGYAYLRYYSPNQLRRLMFTFNEQERNRFSGPIKEWLAFQSDGSLSRFRSEASRPAKAASDEGWFLLTEQHLAALSDSAKNEFVEKLGRFLAMNDPVRLYRLIEDANSQGFRTEKEVSRYAELALVHGERIKRLESQAILSNPEQSTGARLNALDKHLAYGVA, translated from the coding sequence ATGATTGGCTTGGATTCAAGAACCAGAGAGAAGGCCTTTCTCCTGCTGGATGGAGCGGTTTTCGACGCGCGAAGATTTATCTATGAGAAAGACGATCAGCCCGAGCTGGAATACCTGTTCCTCGGCACGCCCCATGAGGCTGCACTGGAAGTTACCCCATGCCTGGTGAAACCTTCAGAAGTGACCCGTCTATGGGAAGCGCAGCCTGAGTGGCAGGATAAAGGCATCCTTCTCGTTGCTGACGAGAGTCTGATAGCCATTGCGGGCCACTTGCGAAGTCTGCTGAGCGTGCAATTGCCGGATGGCGGGTATGCCTATCTGAGGTATTACTCGCCCAATCAGCTTCGGCGGCTGATGTTCACCTTCAACGAACAGGAGCGAAATCGGTTCAGCGGACCGATCAAGGAGTGGTTGGCTTTCCAGTCGGACGGCTCTTTGTCCCGTTTCCGCTCGGAGGCGTCAAGGCCCGCCAAAGCCGCTTCCGACGAAGGCTGGTTCCTGCTCACGGAACAGCATTTGGCGGCCCTGTCGGACAGCGCAAAGAACGAGTTCGTGGAAAAGCTGGGGCGCTTTCTGGCGATGAATGATCCCGTGCGGCTGTACCGATTGATTGAGGATGCAAATTCCCAGGGTTTCCGAACTGAGAAGGAAGTGAGCCGATACGCGGAGCTGGCATTGGTTCATGGGGAGCGCATCAAGCGCCTGGAAAGTCAGGCTATCTTGTCAAACCCAGAGCAATCCACGGGCGCGCGTCTGAACGCATTGGATAAACATTTGGCATACGGAGTTGCCTGA
- a CDS encoding type VI secretion system Vgr family protein produces the protein MPQASGLQFTARVGELPSDLFSVVGFILTERLSGVFHGHLELASTDPSIRASEILEQPVDLVIWQDGAPLRRFTGVVNEFARGDSGHRRTRYELVIQPPLWRLGLMHNSRMFQTQSTDTIVRTLLEERGIIDSAFDLKRPPQQREYCVQHRESDLAFLERLAAEEGWHYRYEHGSVDGETQPALVIADHHGDTPKLEPAAYNAKAGGQTRRPVVYRFRYEERVRVASVAMKDYTFQNPAYALMHEQAAGGLNHREDYQHFDYPGRFKADASGQPFTEARLQALRNDASTASGESNRPDFSAGAKIELTEHDSDALNREWLLTAVTHTGTQPQALEEEGGSAPTTYHNRFTAIPADRTWRPQTPHRPLMDGPQIAIVTGPEGEEIHCDEHGRVKVRFPWDRYSKNDEHSSAWLRVSQGWAGGQYGFMALPRIGHEVIVSFLDGDPDQPIITGRTHHATNTPPYPLPEHKTRTTLKTKTHKGEGSNELRFEDEADQEQIYVHAQKDLDLLTEHNRTEVVRNDSHLTVENNRFGHIKGNDHRTVDGEHRESISGDSSLTVNGSHHSKQGKNQLIEAGSEIHHKAGMKIVIEAGAEVTLKAGGSFVKVDPSGVTVSGPSVRLNSGGGPGSGSGMAAQGPVLPASLTEASGTSETEELAETDTRSIAAPAPASAQALKSAAKKDFALVKQCGRKPDGTCALASCSCENATEGATA, from the coding sequence ATGCCCCAGGCAAGCGGATTGCAGTTTACCGCCCGTGTTGGCGAACTCCCCTCTGATCTATTCTCTGTGGTCGGCTTCATACTGACTGAGCGCCTCTCCGGGGTGTTTCACGGCCATCTTGAGCTGGCCAGTACCGACCCGTCGATTCGGGCCTCCGAGATACTGGAACAGCCGGTCGATCTCGTGATCTGGCAGGACGGTGCGCCGCTGCGGCGCTTTACCGGTGTGGTCAACGAATTTGCCCGGGGCGACTCCGGCCACCGGCGCACCCGTTATGAACTGGTCATTCAGCCGCCGCTCTGGCGCCTGGGCCTGATGCACAACAGCCGGATGTTCCAGACCCAGAGCACTGACACCATCGTGCGCACGTTGCTGGAAGAGCGCGGCATTATCGATTCGGCCTTCGATCTGAAGCGCCCGCCACAGCAGCGGGAATACTGTGTTCAGCACCGGGAAAGCGACCTGGCCTTTCTCGAACGCCTGGCCGCCGAGGAAGGCTGGCACTACCGCTACGAACACGGCAGCGTGGATGGCGAGACTCAGCCCGCGCTGGTTATTGCCGACCACCACGGCGATACACCGAAACTGGAGCCGGCAGCATACAACGCCAAGGCCGGTGGCCAAACCCGGCGCCCGGTGGTCTACCGGTTCCGGTATGAGGAGCGGGTAAGGGTAGCCTCCGTGGCGATGAAGGATTACACCTTCCAGAATCCCGCTTACGCCCTGATGCACGAACAAGCGGCCGGCGGATTAAACCATCGGGAAGACTACCAGCACTTCGACTACCCCGGCCGGTTTAAGGCCGACGCCAGTGGCCAGCCTTTTACCGAAGCCCGGCTTCAGGCCCTGCGTAACGACGCCAGCACCGCCTCCGGTGAGAGTAACCGCCCGGACTTCAGCGCCGGCGCCAAGATTGAACTGACGGAGCACGACAGCGACGCCCTGAACCGGGAATGGCTGCTGACCGCCGTAACCCACACCGGGACCCAGCCCCAGGCATTGGAAGAAGAGGGTGGCAGCGCGCCGACCACCTATCACAACCGTTTCACGGCCATCCCCGCCGACCGCACCTGGCGGCCACAAACACCCCACCGCCCCCTGATGGACGGCCCGCAGATTGCCATTGTCACGGGGCCTGAAGGCGAAGAGATCCACTGCGACGAACACGGCCGGGTAAAGGTCCGTTTCCCCTGGGACCGATACTCGAAAAACGATGAACACAGCAGCGCCTGGCTCAGAGTAAGCCAGGGCTGGGCCGGTGGCCAGTATGGTTTCATGGCACTGCCAAGAATCGGCCATGAGGTGATTGTCTCATTTCTCGACGGCGACCCGGACCAACCCATCATCACCGGCCGCACCCATCACGCCACCAACACCCCGCCGTACCCGTTGCCGGAACACAAGACCCGCACCACCCTGAAAACCAAAACCCACAAGGGCGAGGGCAGCAACGAGCTTCGGTTTGAGGACGAAGCGGATCAGGAACAGATCTACGTGCATGCCCAGAAGGATCTGGACCTGCTCACCGAACACAATCGTACCGAGGTCGTCAGGAACGACAGCCATCTGACTGTCGAGAACAACCGATTCGGCCATATCAAAGGCAACGACCATCGCACCGTGGATGGCGAACATCGCGAGAGCATCAGCGGCGATTCCAGTCTCACTGTCAACGGCAGCCACCACAGCAAACAGGGAAAAAACCAGCTCATCGAAGCTGGCAGCGAGATTCATCACAAGGCGGGTATGAAGATCGTTATTGAAGCCGGTGCGGAAGTGACGCTAAAAGCTGGGGGCAGTTTTGTGAAGGTGGATCCCAGTGGCGTGACGGTATCGGGGCCTTCGGTACGGCTGAATTCCGGGGGTGGGCCGGGTAGTGGTAGTGGGATGGCAGCGCAGGGTCCGGTTCTGCCGGCCAGCTTGACTGAAGCCTCCGGCACCAGTGAAACGGAAGAGCTCGCGGAAACCGACACCCGATCCATCGCGGCCCCTGCTCCAGCTTCTGCTCAAGCCTTGAAATCGGCGGCCAAGAAGGATTTTGCATTGGTAAAACAATGTGGGCGAAAGCCGGATGGTACCTGCGCGCTAGCTTCCTGCTCCTGCGAGAATGCGACTGAAGGTGCGACTGCATGA
- the mmsB gene encoding 3-hydroxyisobutyrate dehydrogenase, whose product MAKITFIGLGNMGGPMASNLVKAGHEVTVFDLSKDAVAALVSEGAKTAGTAHEAANGAECVITMLPAGQHVEAVYLGDDGLLARLPAGTLVIDSSTIAPETARGVAEVARAKDIPFLDAPVSGGVGGAKAGTLTFICGGAEDAFNKARPILDAMGKNIFHAGDHGSGQVAKICNNMLLAILMAGTSEALALGVKNGLDPAVLSEIMKQSSGGNWALNVYNPWPGVMDGVPASRGYEGGFLVNLMNKDLGLAFDNAVKNHAAIPMGSLARNLFELHAGQGNGTLDFSSIQRLYKPE is encoded by the coding sequence ATGGCAAAAATTACCTTCATCGGCCTCGGCAACATGGGCGGCCCCATGGCCAGTAACCTGGTAAAAGCGGGCCACGAAGTCACCGTATTCGACCTGTCCAAAGACGCCGTTGCCGCCCTGGTATCCGAAGGCGCCAAAACCGCAGGCACCGCCCACGAAGCGGCCAATGGTGCCGAGTGCGTCATCACCATGCTGCCCGCCGGGCAACATGTGGAAGCGGTGTACCTGGGCGACGATGGCCTGCTGGCCAGACTGCCGGCCGGCACCCTCGTGATCGACTCCTCCACCATCGCGCCGGAAACCGCCCGGGGCGTGGCCGAAGTGGCAAGAGCGAAGGACATCCCGTTCCTCGATGCGCCGGTATCCGGCGGCGTGGGCGGCGCCAAGGCCGGCACCCTGACCTTCATCTGCGGCGGGGCAGAAGACGCCTTCAACAAGGCCAGGCCAATCCTGGACGCCATGGGCAAGAACATCTTCCACGCCGGCGATCACGGCTCCGGCCAGGTGGCCAAGATCTGCAACAACATGCTGCTGGCCATCCTGATGGCGGGCACCAGCGAAGCCCTGGCATTGGGCGTGAAGAACGGCCTCGACCCGGCAGTGCTTTCGGAAATCATGAAACAGAGCTCCGGCGGCAACTGGGCGCTGAACGTCTACAACCCCTGGCCGGGCGTGATGGACGGCGTGCCGGCATCACGCGGGTACGAGGGCGGCTTCCTGGTGAACCTGATGAACAAGGACCTGGGCCTGGCCTTCGACAACGCGGTAAAGAACCACGCGGCCATCCCCATGGGCTCGCTGGCCCGCAACCTGTTCGAGCTGCACGCCGGGCAGGGCAATGGCACCCTGGACTTCTCCAGCATCCAGCGGCTCTATAAACCCGAGTAG
- a CDS encoding enoyl-CoA hydratase/isomerase family protein, whose product MSDHPIIFEEWKTADGALIAVARLNMPRTLNSLSLEMIRLLTPQLKRWAEDPAIQAVWLEAEGDKAFCAGGDIVALYRSMTEPQGASASEGEAFFSEEYALDYLIHTFAKPIVCWGHGIVMGGGMGIMEGASHRVVTEGSKLAMPEITIGLYPDVAAGWFLNRTPGRTGLFLGLTGARLNGADAVFTGLADRFIRHDLKADVVAELCKRNWQEEGAHTVVGSVLRQFEQQSADAMPESPVRSHFDEINRVTDADSLEDAVSQLKELSGGDGWVAKATRSLAGASPTSLALVWRHLHASKHDSLKQVLDKELTISTNCLNKGEFAEGIRALLIDKDQQPRWRYASLAEMDSAWIDDFFK is encoded by the coding sequence ATGAGTGATCACCCGATTATCTTTGAAGAGTGGAAAACCGCCGACGGCGCGCTGATCGCCGTGGCCCGGCTGAACATGCCCAGAACACTGAACTCGCTGTCTCTGGAGATGATCCGCCTGCTGACCCCGCAACTGAAGCGCTGGGCGGAAGACCCCGCGATTCAGGCGGTCTGGCTCGAGGCGGAAGGCGACAAGGCGTTCTGCGCCGGCGGCGACATCGTGGCCCTGTATCGCAGCATGACCGAGCCCCAGGGTGCCAGCGCCAGTGAGGGTGAGGCCTTCTTCTCCGAGGAATACGCGCTGGATTACCTGATCCATACCTTTGCCAAGCCCATTGTGTGCTGGGGCCATGGCATTGTGATGGGCGGCGGCATGGGCATCATGGAAGGTGCTTCCCACCGGGTAGTGACCGAGGGCTCAAAGCTCGCCATGCCGGAAATCACCATTGGCCTCTATCCCGATGTGGCTGCAGGCTGGTTCCTGAACCGGACGCCTGGCCGTACCGGCCTGTTCCTGGGCCTGACCGGCGCTCGCCTCAACGGTGCCGATGCAGTATTCACCGGCCTGGCAGACCGTTTCATCCGGCACGATCTGAAAGCCGATGTGGTAGCCGAGTTGTGCAAGCGCAACTGGCAGGAAGAGGGTGCCCACACCGTGGTCGGCAGTGTACTCCGGCAGTTCGAGCAACAGAGCGCGGATGCCATGCCGGAATCGCCGGTGCGCAGCCATTTCGACGAGATAAACCGGGTAACCGATGCCGACTCTCTCGAAGACGCGGTCAGCCAGCTTAAAGAGCTGTCTGGCGGTGACGGCTGGGTGGCAAAAGCAACCCGTTCCCTGGCGGGTGCTTCGCCCACCTCGCTGGCGCTGGTCTGGCGTCATCTGCATGCCAGCAAGCATGACAGCCTGAAACAGGTGCTCGATAAAGAACTGACGATTTCCACCAACTGCCTGAACAAGGGTGAATTCGCCGAGGGTATTCGTGCCCTGCTGATCGACAAGGACCAGCAGCCGCGCTGGCGCTATGCGTCCCTTGCCGAAATGGACAGCGCGTGGATTGACGATTTCTTTAAATGA
- a CDS encoding enoyl-CoA hydratase — protein sequence MSDLIQLEKRGHIAVLTINNPPANTWTKDSLIALINIIKELNEDRDIFALVMTGQGEKFFSAGADLKTFADGDKARANEMAQLFGEAFATLGRFRGVSIAAVNGYAMGGGLECAMACDIRIAEEHAQMALPEAGVGLLPCAGGTQNLPWLVGEGWAKRMILCGERVKADTALRIGLVEEVVPTGKSLEKALELAEMACKQSPSSTARCKTLVMSARDGRSHDDGWRMERELFVELFSTDDQKEGVNAFLDKRKPEWKNR from the coding sequence ATGAGCGACCTGATCCAGCTCGAAAAACGCGGCCACATCGCAGTACTGACCATCAACAATCCGCCGGCCAACACCTGGACCAAGGATTCCCTCATTGCCCTGATAAACATCATCAAGGAGCTGAACGAGGATCGGGATATTTTTGCCCTGGTCATGACCGGGCAGGGCGAGAAATTCTTCTCCGCCGGCGCCGATCTGAAAACCTTCGCCGACGGCGACAAGGCCCGGGCCAACGAAATGGCCCAGTTGTTCGGCGAGGCCTTTGCCACCCTCGGCCGGTTCCGGGGTGTCTCGATCGCCGCGGTGAACGGCTACGCCATGGGTGGCGGTCTGGAATGTGCCATGGCCTGCGACATCCGCATCGCTGAAGAGCATGCCCAGATGGCGCTTCCTGAGGCGGGCGTCGGTCTTTTGCCCTGCGCCGGTGGCACACAGAACCTGCCCTGGCTGGTGGGTGAGGGTTGGGCCAAGCGGATGATCCTGTGCGGTGAACGCGTGAAGGCCGATACGGCGCTGCGAATCGGCCTGGTGGAAGAAGTAGTGCCCACCGGAAAGAGCCTGGAGAAGGCGCTCGAGCTGGCCGAAATGGCCTGCAAACAGAGCCCCTCGTCCACCGCCCGTTGCAAGACCCTGGTGATGAGTGCGCGGGATGGCCGCAGCCACGATGACGGCTGGCGCATGGAGCGGGAACTGTTTGTGGAGTTGTTCTCCACCGACGACCAGAAAGAAGGCGTGAATGCGTTTCTCGACAAGCGCAAGCCGGAATGGAAAAACCGCTGA
- a CDS encoding acyl-CoA dehydrogenase family protein has product MDFNLSEDQLAFREAARAFAEKSMAPHAARWDDEHIFPKDVLKEAGEMGFMGLYTPESLGGMGLSRLDTSVIVEELAAACPSTAAFITIHNMATWMVASFASDDLKQEIVPKLASGEWLASYCLTEPGAGSDAASLLTRAVREGDSYVINGSKVFISGAGATDILVLMARTGAPASGYKGISTFVIPADAEGVSYGKNEEKMGWHSQPTRMISLENVRIPASNRVGEEGEGFAIAMKGLDGGRLNIATCSLGGAQAALLRARNYMHEREQFGKPLAAFQALQFKLADMATNLVAARQMVRLGAFKLDNADPEATLHCAMAKRFATDACFEVVNEALQLHGGYGYIREYPLERYLRDLRVHQILEGTNEIMRLIVARRLLEDGVAEAIQ; this is encoded by the coding sequence ATGGACTTTAATCTCTCCGAAGATCAGCTGGCGTTTCGCGAGGCAGCGCGCGCGTTTGCGGAAAAATCCATGGCGCCTCACGCCGCACGGTGGGATGACGAGCATATCTTCCCCAAGGACGTCCTCAAAGAAGCGGGCGAGATGGGCTTCATGGGCCTCTACACCCCGGAATCCCTGGGTGGTATGGGACTGTCACGGCTGGACACCTCCGTGATCGTGGAGGAACTCGCCGCCGCCTGTCCCTCTACTGCCGCGTTTATCACCATCCACAACATGGCCACCTGGATGGTCGCCAGCTTCGCCTCGGACGACCTCAAACAGGAAATCGTGCCAAAACTGGCCAGCGGCGAGTGGCTCGCCTCGTACTGCCTGACCGAGCCGGGTGCCGGCTCAGACGCGGCCAGCCTGCTTACCAGGGCGGTGCGGGAAGGCGACAGCTATGTGATCAACGGCAGCAAGGTGTTTATTTCCGGCGCCGGCGCCACCGACATACTGGTACTGATGGCCCGCACCGGCGCGCCGGCTTCCGGCTACAAAGGCATTTCCACCTTTGTGATTCCGGCAGACGCCGAGGGTGTCTCCTACGGTAAAAACGAAGAGAAGATGGGCTGGCACAGCCAGCCGACCCGGATGATCAGCCTTGAGAATGTGCGCATTCCGGCCAGCAACCGGGTGGGCGAGGAAGGCGAGGGGTTCGCCATCGCCATGAAGGGCCTGGATGGCGGGCGCCTGAACATCGCCACCTGCTCCCTCGGAGGTGCCCAGGCCGCCCTGCTGCGGGCCCGCAACTACATGCACGAACGCGAACAGTTCGGCAAACCGCTGGCCGCTTTTCAGGCCCTGCAGTTCAAGCTGGCCGACATGGCCACCAACCTGGTGGCAGCGCGGCAGATGGTGCGCCTCGGCGCCTTCAAACTCGATAACGCCGACCCGGAAGCGACCCTGCATTGTGCCATGGCCAAGCGCTTCGCCACCGACGCCTGCTTCGAGGTGGTCAACGAGGCCCTGCAGCTGCACGGCGGTTACGGCTATATTCGTGAGTACCCGCTGGAGCGCTACCTGCGCGACCTGCGAGTGCACCAGATCCTGGAAGGCACCAACGAAATCATGCGCCTGATCGTGGCCCGCCGGCTGCTTGAGGATGGTGTGGCAGAGGCCATTCAGTAA
- a CDS encoding CoA-acylating methylmalonate-semialdehyde dehydrogenase, with protein sequence MKNVPLYLAGEFVDSKTSEWIDVTDPATNEVIAKAPCTTDAEMRQAIEFAGEVFKTWKEVPVSERARVMLRYQALLKEHHDEIAEILSQETGKTFDDAKGDVWRGIEVVEHAANVASMMMGETVENVAREVDTHSWIQPLGVCAGITPFNFPAMIPLWMFPMAIACGNTFILKPSEQDPMTPMRLAELFEQAGAPKGVLQVVHGGKAQVDVLLTDPAIKAVSFVGSVPVGRYIYETGTRNMKRVQSFAGAKNHMVILPDADKQQVINALVGASVGAAGQRCMAISVAVFVGEAQQWIPELKEAMAKVRPGAWNDSGASYGPIISAKAKDRIESLIATGEAQGAKLLLDGRGCTVDGLPDGNWVGPTLFSGVTTDMDIYNEEIFGPVLSCVETNTLGEAIELVNKSPYGNGVSIFTSSGGAARRFQHEIDVGQVGVNIPIPVPLPFFSFTGWKGSFYGDQHAYGKQAVRFYTETKTVTSRWFSSEAASTEANFSIQLR encoded by the coding sequence ATGAAAAATGTACCGCTGTATCTTGCAGGTGAGTTTGTCGATAGCAAAACCAGTGAATGGATCGACGTCACCGACCCCGCCACCAACGAAGTCATTGCCAAGGCGCCGTGCACCACCGATGCGGAAATGCGCCAGGCCATCGAATTTGCCGGTGAAGTCTTCAAGACCTGGAAGGAAGTGCCGGTCTCCGAGCGTGCCCGGGTGATGCTGCGTTACCAGGCCCTGCTGAAAGAACACCACGATGAAATCGCCGAGATCCTGTCCCAGGAAACCGGCAAGACGTTCGACGATGCCAAAGGTGATGTCTGGCGCGGCATCGAGGTGGTTGAACACGCCGCCAACGTCGCTTCGATGATGATGGGCGAGACCGTTGAAAACGTCGCTCGTGAAGTGGACACCCACTCCTGGATCCAGCCTCTGGGGGTGTGCGCCGGTATTACCCCGTTCAACTTCCCGGCCATGATTCCGCTATGGATGTTCCCGATGGCCATCGCCTGCGGCAACACCTTTATTCTCAAGCCCTCCGAGCAGGACCCGATGACGCCCATGCGCCTTGCCGAGCTGTTTGAACAGGCCGGCGCACCCAAGGGCGTGCTGCAGGTGGTTCACGGTGGCAAGGCACAGGTAGACGTTCTGCTGACCGATCCCGCCATCAAGGCGGTTTCGTTCGTCGGTTCCGTACCGGTCGGCCGTTACATCTACGAAACCGGTACCCGCAACATGAAGCGTGTACAGAGCTTCGCCGGTGCCAAGAACCACATGGTGATCCTGCCGGATGCCGACAAACAACAGGTGATCAATGCCCTGGTCGGCGCCTCCGTGGGTGCGGCCGGTCAACGCTGCATGGCAATTTCTGTCGCCGTGTTCGTGGGCGAAGCCCAGCAGTGGATTCCCGAGCTGAAAGAGGCCATGGCGAAAGTACGCCCGGGTGCGTGGAACGATTCCGGAGCCAGCTATGGCCCGATCATTTCCGCCAAGGCGAAAGACCGTATCGAGTCCCTGATTGCCACCGGCGAAGCCCAGGGCGCCAAGCTGTTGCTGGACGGCCGCGGTTGTACCGTAGACGGATTGCCCGATGGCAACTGGGTTGGCCCCACGCTGTTCTCCGGTGTCACCACCGACATGGACATCTACAACGAAGAAATCTTTGGCCCGGTGCTGTCGTGCGTGGAAACCAACACTCTTGGTGAGGCTATCGAGCTGGTGAACAAGAGCCCGTATGGCAACGGTGTCTCCATCTTCACCAGTTCCGGTGGTGCCGCACGCCGCTTCCAGCATGAAATCGATGTGGGCCAGGTGGGTGTGAACATTCCCATTCCGGTGCCCCTGCCGTTCTTCTCGTTCACCGGCTGGAAGGGTTCCTTCTACGGCGATCAGCATGCCTACGGCAAGCAGGCGGTGCGCTTCTACACCGAAACCAAGACGGTTACCTCCCGCTGGTTCTCCAGTGAGGCGGCCAGCACGGAAGCCAACTTCTCGATCCAGTTGCGTTAA